From one Gossypium hirsutum isolate 1008001.06 chromosome D08, Gossypium_hirsutum_v2.1, whole genome shotgun sequence genomic stretch:
- the LOC121219923 gene encoding transcription factor UNE12 yields the protein MANNPNEASADDFLEQILGFPNFAPSETGLAGPDGGLTGTTAGAGTPMFLQLSSGDGASHLGGIGGGGGGAFPGQVFPLGLSLDQGKSGGFLKPEEGSGGSSRRFRDEVVDGRASSVKNVFHGSPMPATVAPSPHPPTMRPRVRARRGQATDPHSIAERLRRERIAERIRALQELVPSVNKTDRAVMLDEIVDYVKFLRLQVKVLSMSRLGGAGAVAPLVTDIPLSSVEDESGDGGRNQPAWEKWSNDGTERQVAKLMEENVGAAMQFLKSKALCIMPISLATAIYHSQPLDTSSIVKPETDPPP from the exons ATGGCTAATAACCCCAACGAGGCTTCCGCTGATGATTTCCTCGAGCAAATCCTCGGATTCCCTAACTTCGCGCCTTCTGAGACGGGTTTGGCGGGACCCGACGGTGGACTGACAGGAACAACTGCTGGTGCCGGAACGCCAATGTTTCTACAGCTCAGCTCTGGTGATGGAGCCAGTCATCTCGGCGGAATCGGCGGCGGTGGAGGCGGCGCGTTTCCCGGACAGGTTTTTCCGTTGGGGTTGAGCTTAGACCAAGGGAAAAGCGGCGGGTTCTTGAAGCCGGAGGAAGGTTCTGGTGGTAGCAGCAGGCGGTTTCGCGATGAAGTCGTTGATGGCAGGGCTTCCTCAGTTAAAAAC GTTTTCCATGGTTCACCAATGCCGGCTACCGTTGCTCCATCACCGCATCCACCAACAATGCGTCCAAGGGTGCGGGCTAGACGAGGACAGGCCACGGACCCGCATAGCATTGCTGAACGG TTGCGGAGGGAAAGAATTGCCGAAAGAATCCGAGCATTACAGGAACTTGTTCCTAGTGTTAACAAG ACTGATAGAGCGGTCATGCTTGATGAAATTGTAGATTATGTCAAGTTCCTGAGGCTCCAAGTTAAG GTTTTGAGTATGAGTAGGTTAGGCGGGGCGGGGGCAGTGGCACCGCTTGTTACAGACATCCCATTATCATCGGTCGAG GACGAAAGCGGCGACGGTGGAAGGAACCAACCGGCATGGGAGAAATGGTCAAACGACGGCACCGAGCGACAAGTAGCCAAGCTCATGGAAGAAAACGTAGGAGCTGCCATGCAATTCCTTAAATCAAAAGCTCTTTGCATTATGCCAATCTCACTAGCCACCGCCATCTACCACTCGCAACCACTGGATACCTCTTCTATCGTCAAGCCCGAAACAGATCCCCCACCATAA
- the LOC121219924 gene encoding photosystem II reaction center W protein, chloroplastic: MATISATSSITIAASLSYKPSSLKLTSPIAIGLPTMAKKGKVMCSMKEEEKNSSSVGMSAASLLAAAVMSSSPAMALVDERMSTEGTGLPFGLSNNLLGWILFGVFGLIWALYFVYTSSLEEDEESGLSL, translated from the exons ATGGCAACCATTTCAGCTACCTCATCAATCACCATTGCAGCTTCTCTTTCATACAAGCCATCATCACTCAAGCTCACCTCCCCAATTGCCATTG GGTTGCCAACAATGGCGAAGAAAGGGAAAGTGATGTGTTCTATGAAGGAGGAGGAAAAGAATAGCTCTAGCGTTGGCATGAGTGCTGCATCGCTGTTAGCTGCAGCAGTCATGTCAAGCTCACCAGCTATGGCTCTGGTGGATGAGAGAATGTCCACCGAAGGAACTGGACTTCCCTTTGGGTTGAGCAACAACCTTCTTGGGTGGATCTTGTTTGGTGTATTCGGCTTGATATGGGCTCTTTACTTCGTTTACACTTCATCCCTCGAAGAAGATGAGGAGTCCGGATTGTCCCTCTAA
- the LOC121219925 gene encoding probable galacturonosyltransferase 6 isoform X2, whose amino-acid sequence MKKYRRWLRIVILSLLSLSVLAPIVVVSFRLKTLTSIGKKDFIEDLASIHRADNLRFNAIEQEGAEELKGPELIVFKEKNFSSVVSHISDKNHDLLETNGKEKHQIQQSTEGVNSTDKEQPNQETGGPDQHLQSQPCRADEKVRKMRDQLVRAKAYLSFQPPNTNSHLMKELRNRIKEIEQVIGEASKDSDLPRRAYQKMRLMESALGKANRAYPDCSQIANKLRAMANNAQEQIRSQRNQESYLVQLAGRTTPKGLHCLSMQLTAEYFFLQPEDRQFPNQEKLIDPDLYHYSVFSDNILACAVVVNSTVSSAKEPEKIVFHVVTDFLNLPSISMWFLLNPPGKATIRVQCIADFDWLSTKYISTLAEQKSSDPRYTSVLNHLRFYLPDIFPALNKIVHLDHDIVVQKDLTEIWSVDMKGKVNAAVETCTESEPSYRAMHMFVNFSDPFLEQRFNASVCTWAFGMNLFDLQEWRRRNLTGLYCDYLQLGLERPLWKAGSLPIGWITFYNQTVPLEKRWHMLGLGSNTDLSSDDIENARVLHYDGVMKPWLEIGITKYKGYWTQHLQYDNPYFQQCNIND is encoded by the exons ATGAAGAAGTATCGCCGATGGCTGAGGATTGTGATCCTCTCTTTGCTTTCTTTATCTGTACTGGCTCCAATCGTGGTGGTTTCTTTCAGACTCAAAACCCTCACTTCCATCG GCAAGAAAGATTTCATTGAGGATTTGGCTAGTATC CATAGGGCAGATAATTTAAGATTCAATGCAATTGAACAG GAAGGTGCTGAAGAATTAAAAGGTCCAGAACTTATTGTTTTCAAAGAGAAGAATTTTAGTTCAGTAGTTAGTCACATTTCTGATAAGAATCATGATCTGTTAGAAACAAATG GAAAAGAGAAGCATCAAATTCAACAGAGTACGGAAGGGGTGAACTCCACGGACAAG GAGCAACCTAACCAAGAAACAGGCGGACCTGATCAGCATTTGCAGTCTCAACCTTGTAGGGCGGATgagaaggtaaggaagatgagAGATCAGCTCGTTAGAGCAAAAGCATATTTAAGTTTTCAACCACCAAATACCAACTCCCACTTGATGAAAGAGTTGAGAAATCGAATCAAAGAGATTGAACAAGTAATTGGTGAAGCCAGCAAGGATTCTGATTTACCACggag GGCTTATCAGAAAATGAGATTGATGGAGTCTGCATTGGGCAAAGCGAATCGTGCATACCCTGACTGCTCTCAGATAGCTAACAAACTTCGTGCCATGGCTAATAATGCGCAAGAACAGATTCGGTCACAGAGGAATCAAGAGTCATATCTTGTTCAACTTGCTGGAAGGACTACCCCTAAAGGACTTCACTGCCTCTCCATGCAGCTGACGGCTGAATATTTTTTCCTTCAACCAGAGGACAGGCAGTTTCCTAACCAAGAAAAGTTGATTGATCCAGACCTTTATCACTATTCAGTATTCTCTGACAATATTCTGGCTTGTGCTGTTGTTGTTAACTCCACAGTTTCCTCTGCAAAG GAACCAGAGAAAATTGTTTTTCATGTGGTGACTGATTTTCTCAACCTCCCTTCAATTTCAATGTGGTTTTTATTAAACCCTCCCGGCAAAGCTACTATCCGTGTTCAGTGCATAgcagattttgattggttatctACCAAGTACATTTCAACATTGGCAGAACAAAAGTCCAGTGATCCTAGATATACTTCCGTCCTCAACCATCTTCGGTTTTATCTGCCAGACATCTTTCCAGCACTGAATAAGATCGTGCACCTTGATCATGATATCGTAGTGCAAAAAGATTTAACTGAAATTTGGAGTGTTGACATGAAGGGAAAAGTAAATGCAGCAGTGGAGACTTGTACAGAAAGCGAACCTTCTTATCGAGCAATGCATATGTTTGTGAACTTTTCAGACCCGTTTTtggaacagagatttaatgccaGTGTTTGCACATGGGCATTCGGCATGAATTTGTTTGATCTCCAAGAATGGAGAAGAAGAAATTTAACCGGGTTATACTGTGATTACTTGCAACTG GGACTTGAAAGGCCATTATGGAAGGCAGGAAGTTTGCCCATAGGTTGGATTACCTTCTACAACCAGACTGTACCTTTAGAAAAGAGATGGCACATGCTCGGGCTAGGTTCCAACACCGATCTCAGTTCGGATGATATTGAGAACGCCAGAGTCTTACACTACGATGGGGTCATGAAACCCTGGTTGGAAATCGGAATCACTAAATACAAAGGCTATTGGACCCAACATTTGCAGTACGACAATCCTTACTTTCAACAGTGCAATATCAATGACTAA
- the LOC121219925 gene encoding probable galacturonosyltransferase 6 isoform X1 produces the protein MKKYRRWLRIVILSLLSLSVLAPIVVVSFRLKTLTSIGKKDFIEDLASIKHRADNLRFNAIEQEGAEELKGPELIVFKEKNFSSVVSHISDKNHDLLETNGKEKHQIQQSTEGVNSTDKEQPNQETGGPDQHLQSQPCRADEKVRKMRDQLVRAKAYLSFQPPNTNSHLMKELRNRIKEIEQVIGEASKDSDLPRRAYQKMRLMESALGKANRAYPDCSQIANKLRAMANNAQEQIRSQRNQESYLVQLAGRTTPKGLHCLSMQLTAEYFFLQPEDRQFPNQEKLIDPDLYHYSVFSDNILACAVVVNSTVSSAKEPEKIVFHVVTDFLNLPSISMWFLLNPPGKATIRVQCIADFDWLSTKYISTLAEQKSSDPRYTSVLNHLRFYLPDIFPALNKIVHLDHDIVVQKDLTEIWSVDMKGKVNAAVETCTESEPSYRAMHMFVNFSDPFLEQRFNASVCTWAFGMNLFDLQEWRRRNLTGLYCDYLQLGLERPLWKAGSLPIGWITFYNQTVPLEKRWHMLGLGSNTDLSSDDIENARVLHYDGVMKPWLEIGITKYKGYWTQHLQYDNPYFQQCNIND, from the exons ATGAAGAAGTATCGCCGATGGCTGAGGATTGTGATCCTCTCTTTGCTTTCTTTATCTGTACTGGCTCCAATCGTGGTGGTTTCTTTCAGACTCAAAACCCTCACTTCCATCG GCAAGAAAGATTTCATTGAGGATTTGGCTAGTATC AAGCATAGGGCAGATAATTTAAGATTCAATGCAATTGAACAG GAAGGTGCTGAAGAATTAAAAGGTCCAGAACTTATTGTTTTCAAAGAGAAGAATTTTAGTTCAGTAGTTAGTCACATTTCTGATAAGAATCATGATCTGTTAGAAACAAATG GAAAAGAGAAGCATCAAATTCAACAGAGTACGGAAGGGGTGAACTCCACGGACAAG GAGCAACCTAACCAAGAAACAGGCGGACCTGATCAGCATTTGCAGTCTCAACCTTGTAGGGCGGATgagaaggtaaggaagatgagAGATCAGCTCGTTAGAGCAAAAGCATATTTAAGTTTTCAACCACCAAATACCAACTCCCACTTGATGAAAGAGTTGAGAAATCGAATCAAAGAGATTGAACAAGTAATTGGTGAAGCCAGCAAGGATTCTGATTTACCACggag GGCTTATCAGAAAATGAGATTGATGGAGTCTGCATTGGGCAAAGCGAATCGTGCATACCCTGACTGCTCTCAGATAGCTAACAAACTTCGTGCCATGGCTAATAATGCGCAAGAACAGATTCGGTCACAGAGGAATCAAGAGTCATATCTTGTTCAACTTGCTGGAAGGACTACCCCTAAAGGACTTCACTGCCTCTCCATGCAGCTGACGGCTGAATATTTTTTCCTTCAACCAGAGGACAGGCAGTTTCCTAACCAAGAAAAGTTGATTGATCCAGACCTTTATCACTATTCAGTATTCTCTGACAATATTCTGGCTTGTGCTGTTGTTGTTAACTCCACAGTTTCCTCTGCAAAG GAACCAGAGAAAATTGTTTTTCATGTGGTGACTGATTTTCTCAACCTCCCTTCAATTTCAATGTGGTTTTTATTAAACCCTCCCGGCAAAGCTACTATCCGTGTTCAGTGCATAgcagattttgattggttatctACCAAGTACATTTCAACATTGGCAGAACAAAAGTCCAGTGATCCTAGATATACTTCCGTCCTCAACCATCTTCGGTTTTATCTGCCAGACATCTTTCCAGCACTGAATAAGATCGTGCACCTTGATCATGATATCGTAGTGCAAAAAGATTTAACTGAAATTTGGAGTGTTGACATGAAGGGAAAAGTAAATGCAGCAGTGGAGACTTGTACAGAAAGCGAACCTTCTTATCGAGCAATGCATATGTTTGTGAACTTTTCAGACCCGTTTTtggaacagagatttaatgccaGTGTTTGCACATGGGCATTCGGCATGAATTTGTTTGATCTCCAAGAATGGAGAAGAAGAAATTTAACCGGGTTATACTGTGATTACTTGCAACTG GGACTTGAAAGGCCATTATGGAAGGCAGGAAGTTTGCCCATAGGTTGGATTACCTTCTACAACCAGACTGTACCTTTAGAAAAGAGATGGCACATGCTCGGGCTAGGTTCCAACACCGATCTCAGTTCGGATGATATTGAGAACGCCAGAGTCTTACACTACGATGGGGTCATGAAACCCTGGTTGGAAATCGGAATCACTAAATACAAAGGCTATTGGACCCAACATTTGCAGTACGACAATCCTTACTTTCAACAGTGCAATATCAATGACTAA